A window from Garra rufa chromosome 14, GarRuf1.0, whole genome shotgun sequence encodes these proteins:
- the dmac2 gene encoding distal membrane-arm assembly complex protein 2, producing MAASLLSQAMKRCSAHTCAAAAVRRALSSGAATPSVFSRFLLKLSHYFYDVESILNWNDLVRSQRVIQKNKYYDYAQKNFGNNIAGAYYILTLRGSFRFAGQSEWFRPDSSGKFSYDFMSTPDSQIEEMDLSGTLINHYGLENLVKQSKLQTLCLRGCPEVDDWFLACLHNFGESLVELDLSHCSRITVGGLAALQNLRKLQRLDISGLPRLQNPGLVRILLEEMLPHCQVIGVEYEQGMIQPDSQEQTEDHHEASTNIGHRHL from the exons atgGCAGCCTCCTTGTTG TCCCAAGCCATGAAAAGATGTTCAGCACACAcctgtgctgctgctgctgtcagGAGGGCTTTGAGTTCAGGTGCTGCCACTCCATCTGTCTTCAGCAGGTTCCTATTAAAACTCAGTCATTACTTCTATGATGTGGAGAGCATTTTGAATTGGAACGACTTGGTGAGGTCACAAAGAGTCATTCAAAAAAACAA GTATTATGATTATGCACAGAAGAATTTTGGGAATAATATAGCAGGAGCCTATTATATTCTGACTCTCAGAGGGAGCTTCAG ATTTGCTGGCCAGTCTGAATGGTTTCGTCCAGACTCTAGTGGAAAATTCAGCTATGACTTCATGAGCACACCTGACTCACAAATTGAGGAAATGGATCTGAGTGGCACCCTTATAAACCATTATGGACTTGAAAATCTTG TGAAACAGAGTAAACTTCAGACACTCTGTCTGCGAGGATGTCCTGAAGTAGATGACTGGTTCCTTGCATGTCTTCATAACTTTGGAGAAAGTCTGGTGGAGTTAGACCTGTCCCACTGCTCTCGTATCACTGTGGGAGGCCTTGCTGCATTACAGAACCTCAG AAAGCTACAGCGGCTAGACATTTCCGGACTGCCACGGCTGCAGAATCCAGGCCTGGTACGAATTCTATTGGAGGAAATGCTGCCGCACTGCCAGGTCATTGGAGTTGAATACGAGCAGGGCATGATCCAGCCAGACAGCCAAGAGCAAACAGAAGACCATCATGAAGCTTCCACAAACATTGGACATAGACATCTATAA
- the sirt2 gene encoding NAD-dependent protein deacetylase sirtuin-2, whose protein sequence is MSEEVSKRAEEEADTPDLEGQSDDSSDEGNASGDTEMDFLRSLFSRTLGLSPGEKVLDELTLDGVARYILSGKCKSIICMVGAGISTSAGIPDFRSPGTGLYANLQKYNLPYPEAIFQIDYFKKHPEPFFALARELYPGQFKPTVCHYFMKMLKDKGLLARCYSQNIDTLERVAGLEGEDLIEAHGTFHTSHCVSFLCRKEYSMDWMKTKIFSEDIPKCDSCGSLVKPDIVFFGENLPARFFASMKMDFPRCDLLIIMGTSLQVQPFASLVNRVSNSCPRLLINMEKTGQTEFGMGLLGFGGGMDFDSDKAYRDVAHLSTCDDGCMALAELLGWKAELEEMVKREHALIDNKDAKKKDKESSQSSRDTGAEAGKSDKIE, encoded by the exons ATGTCTGAAG AGGTTTCTAAAAGGGCAGAAGAGGAGGCTGACACACCAGATCTCGAG GGTCAGTCTGACGACAGCAGTGACGAGGGCAACGCTTCAGGAGACACTGAGA tggATTTCCTACGCAGTCTCTTCTCACGAACTCTTGGCCTGAGTCCTGGAGAGAAAGTCTTGGATGAGCTGACCCTGGATGGGGTCGCCCGCTATATCTTGAGTGGCAAAT GCAAGAGCATTATCTGTATGGTTGGAGCTGGAATATCTACAT CTGCTGGAATCCCAGATTTCCGCTCTCCTGGCACTGGTCTATATGCCAATTTGCAGAAGTACAATCTGCCTTACCCAGAGGCTATCTTTCAGATTGACTATTTCAAG aAACATCCAGAGCCCTTTTTTGCTCTAGCTAGAGAACTCTACCCAGGACAGTTTAAG CCCACAGTGTGTCACTATTTCATGAAGATGCTGAAGGACAAAGGTCTACTGGCGCGTTGTTACTCTCAG aATATCGATACTTTAGAGAGAGTTGCAGGTCTGGAAGGAGAGGACCTGATTGAAGCTCATGGTACATTTCACACCTCTCACTGTGTGAGCTTCCTCTGTCGTAAGGAATACTCCATGGACTGGATGAAAA CTAAAATTTTCTCTGAAGATATTCCAAAGTGTGATTCCTGTGGGAGCCTGGTAAAACCTG ATATTGTGTTTTTTGGGGAGAATCTGCCTGCCCGATTCTTTGCTTCCATGAAAATG GACTTTCCTCGATGTGACCTTCTTATCATAATGGGCACATCCCTGCAGGTTCAACCATTTGCGTCACTAGTCAACAG AGTTTCAAATAGCTGTCCTAGACTGCTAATCAATATGGAGAAAACCGGACAG ACAGAATTTGGCATGGGGCTATTAGGTTTTGGAGGAGGGATGGATTTTGATTCAGACAAAGCCTACAG AGATGTGGCTCACCTGAGCACCTGTGATGACGGCTGCATGGCTCTCGCCGAGCTGCTGGGCTGGAAA GCAGAGCTGGAAGAAATGGTGAAGCGTGAACATGCTTTAATTGACAACAAAGATGCCAAAAAGAAAGACAAGGAATCCAGTCAGAGCTCCAGAGACACTGGGGCAGAGGCTGGAAAGAGTGACAAGATAGAATGA